A DNA window from Chryseobacterium sp. MEBOG06 contains the following coding sequences:
- a CDS encoding T9SS type A sorting domain-containing protein: MKTKLFLASMLALTVQQTVLAQTDALGYTQVNMSMGSGYQNRVFVNLEDGNMVPQPANTWDVAFYRNSNFAFGSRINDAKDIEVYAASTNLADWDTISISNESSWGAPLYNPDQTTDLSQGAFEQGPITDPFLPATGWGVYNTLNHHIDGKAIFVLKYSNGAYIKFAILDAFAGYTFKYSKWNGSTWGQTETRTITNGTDDAFFNYFSFDTGAKVPNMEPSKNAWDLVFTKYYTFYNGLQMYPLSGAIQSPNIKVAMVQPETQQTAAYSIPASTAFSSAITTVGHSWKGIGTVKNDVVYYVKKGSDYYRMYFTTNGGATTGNMYFKYKKITETLGITEVGKNASFGIYPNPTTSDKHVTVLFDVKQKAGNKGNVEVYDLTGKQVYSAELSNQAGFYKQDLNLSHLTSGNYLVKITYGGSSETKKLIVK; encoded by the coding sequence ATGAAAACAAAACTATTTTTGGCTTCGATGCTTGCTCTAACGGTTCAGCAGACTGTTTTAGCGCAAACTGATGCATTAGGGTATACACAAGTAAATATGTCTATGGGAAGCGGATACCAAAACCGTGTATTTGTTAATCTGGAAGATGGTAATATGGTTCCTCAGCCTGCTAATACATGGGATGTTGCTTTTTATAGAAATTCAAACTTTGCATTTGGATCAAGAATTAATGATGCTAAAGATATTGAAGTATATGCAGCTTCAACCAATCTGGCAGACTGGGATACTATCAGTATAAGTAATGAATCTTCTTGGGGAGCACCTCTTTATAACCCGGATCAGACAACAGATTTGAGTCAGGGAGCCTTCGAACAGGGACCGATTACTGATCCATTTCTTCCGGCAACAGGATGGGGAGTATACAATACATTAAATCATCATATTGATGGAAAAGCAATTTTTGTTTTAAAATACTCAAACGGAGCCTATATCAAATTTGCAATTTTAGACGCATTTGCAGGTTATACATTTAAGTATTCTAAATGGAACGGAAGTACCTGGGGGCAAACGGAGACCAGAACAATTACCAACGGAACTGATGATGCCTTCTTTAATTATTTCTCATTCGACACCGGAGCAAAAGTTCCTAATATGGAACCTTCCAAAAATGCCTGGGATCTGGTATTTACAAAATATTATACTTTTTACAATGGTCTTCAGATGTATCCTCTTTCAGGAGCTATTCAAAGTCCAAATATCAAAGTTGCCATGGTACAGCCGGAAACACAGCAGACAGCTGCGTACAGCATACCTGCAAGTACCGCTTTCTCATCTGCTATAACAACTGTAGGGCACTCCTGGAAAGGGATTGGAACAGTAAAAAACGATGTAGTATACTACGTTAAAAAAGGAAGTGATTACTACAGAATGTACTTCACAACCAACGGAGGAGCCACTACAGGAAATATGTATTTCAAATACAAAAAAATTACTGAAACATTAGGTATCACTGAGGTAGGTAAAAATGCAAGCTTCGGAATCTATCCTAATCCAACAACTTCTGACAAACATGTTACCGTATTGTTTGATGTAAAACAAAAAGCAGGCAATAAAGGTAATGTGGAAGTTTATGACCTTACCGGTAAGCAGGTTTATTCCGCGGAACTGTCTAACCAGGCTGGGTTCTACAAACAAGATCTGAACCTATCACATCTTACTTCAGGTAATTACCTTGTAAAAATCACTTACGGAGGCAGTTCGGAAACGAAAAAGCTTATCGTGAAATAA
- a CDS encoding hemin ABC transporter substrate-binding protein, producing the protein MKKFILAASVLVAVYSCKKAEGTAKENTTEAASEAPKSNNKIVTLNGGITEIVSALGHEKEIVGTDVTSTYPASLKTTAKDLGHVRSMTIEPIMAVSPTLILASDKDINPELLGKIKSSGIKVDVFKQEYTVDGTKKLIEEVAKALGNTEYQKLNDKIDADLKQVQPIAKKPKVLFIYARGNMLMVSGKNTPMASLITLAGGENAVNDFEDFKPLTPEAVVKANPDVLFFFETGLQGAGGNEGALKMPGVSQTNAGKNKKIIAMDGGLVSGFGPRLGEAAVGLNKLLIENAK; encoded by the coding sequence ATGAAAAAATTCATTCTTGCAGCCTCTGTTCTTGTAGCAGTATACTCTTGCAAAAAAGCAGAAGGCACAGCAAAAGAAAATACAACAGAAGCAGCTTCGGAAGCGCCGAAAAGCAACAATAAAATTGTAACATTAAACGGTGGAATTACCGAGATCGTAAGCGCTTTGGGCCACGAAAAAGAAATCGTTGGAACAGACGTTACCAGTACTTATCCTGCCTCTTTAAAGACTACAGCAAAAGATTTGGGACACGTAAGATCAATGACCATTGAACCTATTATGGCGGTAAGCCCTACTTTGATTCTTGCTTCTGATAAAGATATCAATCCTGAATTATTAGGTAAAATAAAGTCTTCAGGGATTAAAGTTGACGTTTTTAAACAGGAATACACTGTTGACGGGACCAAAAAATTAATCGAAGAAGTTGCGAAAGCCCTTGGAAATACTGAATATCAGAAATTAAATGATAAAATTGACGCAGACCTTAAACAGGTTCAGCCAATTGCTAAAAAGCCGAAAGTATTATTCATCTATGCCAGAGGTAATATGCTGATGGTATCAGGTAAAAATACACCTATGGCATCATTGATCACCCTTGCAGGTGGAGAAAATGCAGTAAATGATTTCGAAGATTTCAAACCATTAACTCCTGAAGCAGTTGTAAAAGCTAATCCAGATGTATTATTCTTCTTTGAAACAGGCCTTCAGGGAGCTGGAGGAAACGAAGGCGCCCTTAAAATGCCGGGAGTTTCCCAGACCAACGCAGGGAAAAATAAAAAGATCATCGCAATGGATGGAGGTTTAGTATCAGGTTTCGGACCTAGACTAGGAGAAGCAGCAGTAGGATTAAACAAACTTTTAATTGAAAACGCAAAGTAA
- a CDS encoding HmuY family protein, translating to MKKILVYLLLGASFISQSCINDNEDPIAISKTDGYVVDPAVGGPSQPNQVWFDLGTNTQMVTKRTDWDLGFYSGSEFKVILNPSIMMGAGKIANATNIDLVKESDVTALMNQVQVANYNPANISYIDDVTGNFPSGYTAIEEIKVIDADNPVYLVNMGKNIFTGTVPLGTVTTGGDSRGWMKVQVVRQGDAYKVKYAELNSTTHTEVVINKNSAYNYSFYSLKNKTTVTVQPEKKNWDICFSVFVNSIAGAGSYIYADFTTINNLGGVGAYEVKVTAPTTGAAAFTNFKLSDIDKSKFVYKDQRVIGGNWREVGPDGYQVKGDVFYVIKDAEGYYFKLRFTRLTNEKGERGFPQFEYKPLF from the coding sequence ATGAAAAAAATACTGGTTTATCTTTTACTAGGAGCGTCATTTATTTCTCAATCTTGCATCAATGATAATGAAGATCCGATAGCAATATCTAAGACGGATGGCTACGTTGTTGACCCTGCCGTAGGAGGACCCAGCCAGCCTAATCAGGTTTGGTTTGATTTGGGTACAAATACTCAGATGGTTACTAAAAGAACAGACTGGGACCTTGGCTTTTATTCAGGAAGTGAATTTAAAGTTATTCTCAATCCATCAATTATGATGGGAGCTGGAAAAATTGCCAATGCAACCAATATAGATTTAGTTAAAGAATCAGATGTTACTGCCTTAATGAACCAGGTACAGGTAGCCAATTATAATCCTGCCAATATTAGCTATATTGATGATGTTACCGGAAATTTCCCATCTGGTTATACTGCCATAGAAGAGATTAAGGTGATCGATGCTGATAACCCTGTTTATTTAGTTAATATGGGTAAAAATATTTTTACAGGTACAGTTCCGTTAGGTACAGTTACTACAGGAGGAGACAGCAGAGGCTGGATGAAAGTACAGGTAGTAAGACAGGGAGATGCTTATAAAGTAAAATATGCAGAACTTAATTCTACAACGCATACTGAAGTGGTGATTAATAAAAACTCAGCATATAATTACAGCTTTTACAGCTTAAAAAATAAAACAACAGTTACTGTACAGCCGGAGAAGAAAAATTGGGATATTTGTTTCTCTGTATTTGTTAATTCAATCGCAGGAGCAGGTAGTTATATTTATGCAGATTTTACAACGATTAATAACCTTGGTGGAGTTGGAGCTTATGAAGTGAAAGTAACTGCACCTACAACAGGAGCAGCTGCATTTACCAATTTTAAACTTTCAGATATTGATAAATCAAAATTTGTTTATAAAGATCAGCGGGTGATTGGTGGCAACTGGAGAGAAGTAGGACCGGATGGATATCAGGTAAAAGGTGATGTTTTCTACGTAATTAAAGATGCAGAAGGGTATTATTTCAAGTTAAGATTTACCAGATTAACCAACGAAAAGGGAGAGCGTGGATTCCCGCAGTTTGAATACAAACCTTTATTTTAA
- a CDS encoding T9SS type A sorting domain-containing protein: protein MKLKLLLGTLMFTAFTANAQVSSINETFSSFTTGTASLPQNGWSTVIPASSNPANPSWVPMLTVEPGTGNNFVQAYSFFAGSKAFYLITPQIVAPNGTQTLSFTSALIGGTPGGTGTLEVGLVASPSDMSTFTPIGTTVNLTSSTDATTTFNVQQSSYQYIAFKFTASTVHVALRMDDVVLTAASGTLGVSDHVKTKNALQFAVNSENTALEFVTAKAPKNIQIYSATGQKATEGKLNGQRFDISTLQTGVYYVLIETAEGSVVQSKFIKK from the coding sequence ATGAAATTAAAACTACTTTTAGGAACATTAATGTTTACGGCTTTCACAGCAAATGCACAAGTATCTTCAATAAATGAAACTTTCAGTTCTTTCACTACCGGTACGGCATCATTACCTCAAAATGGATGGAGTACAGTAATTCCTGCTTCATCTAATCCTGCTAATCCTAGCTGGGTACCAATGCTTACAGTAGAACCGGGAACTGGGAACAATTTTGTTCAGGCTTATTCATTTTTTGCAGGAAGTAAGGCATTTTATTTGATAACTCCACAAATTGTTGCTCCAAATGGTACTCAGACTTTATCATTCACTTCGGCTCTTATTGGTGGTACGCCAGGAGGAACGGGTACTCTTGAAGTTGGTCTTGTAGCAAGCCCTTCAGATATGTCTACTTTTACTCCTATCGGAACTACTGTAAACCTTACATCAAGTACAGATGCTACGACAACTTTCAATGTACAACAGTCTTCATACCAATATATCGCATTCAAGTTCACAGCATCTACAGTCCACGTGGCATTGCGTATGGATGATGTAGTATTAACTGCTGCCAGCGGTACACTAGGTGTTTCTGATCATGTTAAAACGAAAAATGCTTTGCAATTTGCTGTTAATTCAGAGAACACGGCATTGGAATTTGTTACAGCAAAAGCGCCAAAAAATATCCAGATCTACTCTGCTACCGGGCAGAAAGCTACAGAAGGGAAGCTTAATGGACAAAGATTTGACATCAGTACACTTCAAACCGGAGTTTATTATGTTCTTATTGAAACTGCAGAGGGATCAGTAGTACAATCTAAGTTCATCAAAAAATAA
- a CDS encoding DUF2314 domain-containing protein: MEDSPVFFADGNDPEMIKAYQKAQDTFKYFWREQSWEYRRIIPGLDVACVKTLFEEQDEQTGENLAEHMWINEVFFDGNSIKGYLINEPNELKNIQVGDYVEIPLSHLTDWLFAITPNVQKPKGLSKLFSSSSPVLPKTYGGFTIQKMRADMSEAERKDHDEAWQLDFGDFNDIQVVNNQKENPENLIEHPMSQNMKDEFDKFLQQYPDEILNIDDHGLTLLHRETIAGNLTTVKVALKAGADKNILSGNGKTALDYAKQLKWDHIIPVLEN; this comes from the coding sequence ATGGAAGACAGTCCAGTTTTTTTTGCAGACGGAAATGACCCGGAAATGATTAAAGCCTATCAAAAAGCACAGGATACTTTTAAGTATTTCTGGCGTGAGCAATCGTGGGAATACAGAAGAATTATCCCCGGGCTTGATGTAGCCTGTGTAAAGACTCTTTTTGAAGAGCAGGATGAACAGACAGGAGAAAATCTTGCTGAGCATATGTGGATCAACGAAGTTTTTTTTGACGGTAACAGTATCAAAGGCTACCTGATCAATGAACCTAATGAGCTTAAAAATATTCAGGTGGGCGATTATGTAGAGATCCCTTTAAGTCATCTTACCGACTGGCTTTTTGCGATAACTCCGAATGTGCAGAAGCCTAAAGGACTCTCCAAACTCTTTTCATCATCATCACCCGTACTTCCGAAAACCTACGGTGGATTTACGATTCAGAAAATGCGTGCTGATATGTCTGAGGCAGAAAGAAAGGATCATGATGAAGCCTGGCAGCTCGACTTTGGTGACTTCAACGACATTCAGGTGGTTAATAACCAGAAAGAAAACCCTGAAAACCTTATTGAACATCCTATGAGCCAAAATATGAAGGATGAATTCGATAAGTTCTTGCAACAATATCCTGATGAAATCCTCAATATTGACGACCATGGTCTGACTCTTCTTCACAGAGAGACTATTGCAGGAAATCTCACCACTGTAAAGGTTGCTTTGAAGGCCGGAGCCGATAAAAATATTCTATCCGGAAATGGAAAAACAGCTTTAGACTATGCAAAACAATTGAAATGGGATCACATTATTCCTGTATTGGAAAATTAA
- a CDS encoding sulfite exporter TauE/SafE family protein encodes MVISRKVQVRLNLLFVTVAILGIAVFSMYELGYLDELLNILAKDNYIFYWMLLVGVFAEIVAGSMGMGYGVICTTTLLLLNIPPHIVSASIHSAESFTTAAGSVSHIKLKNVSKNLVKKLAIPAVIGAVIGAVSLTYLGEYYAKITKTLIAFYTLYLGIQILSNAFKGKQSKALKRKTNLTRLGIIGGFIDSFAGGGWGPLVTGTLIKNAFTPRFAVGSSTVAKFILTVTAAVTFFFTLGIQHWNIILGLLIGGIITAPFSAMLTARLPVKKMFLMIGLLVIIMSSITIYKSVFN; translated from the coding sequence ATGGTAATTTCAAGAAAAGTCCAGGTAAGGCTTAACTTACTTTTTGTAACCGTAGCAATTTTAGGTATTGCCGTATTTTCTATGTACGAATTAGGGTATCTGGATGAGCTTTTAAACATATTAGCCAAAGACAATTATATTTTCTACTGGATGCTGTTAGTAGGTGTTTTTGCAGAAATTGTTGCAGGATCTATGGGAATGGGCTACGGCGTAATTTGTACAACGACACTTTTACTCCTCAATATTCCCCCACATATTGTAAGTGCCAGTATTCATTCTGCAGAAAGTTTTACAACGGCTGCAGGAAGTGTAAGCCATATCAAACTTAAAAATGTAAGTAAAAACCTGGTTAAGAAACTGGCGATTCCTGCTGTTATCGGTGCCGTTATTGGAGCTGTTTCCTTAACATATCTGGGAGAATATTATGCCAAAATTACAAAAACACTTATTGCATTTTATACATTATATCTCGGGATACAAATCTTATCAAATGCTTTCAAAGGAAAACAAAGTAAGGCACTGAAAAGAAAAACAAACCTCACAAGACTTGGTATAATCGGTGGTTTTATAGATTCATTCGCAGGAGGAGGATGGGGGCCTCTGGTTACCGGAACCCTGATCAAAAATGCCTTTACCCCCAGATTTGCAGTAGGAAGTTCTACCGTAGCCAAGTTTATTCTGACTGTAACTGCTGCAGTTACTTTTTTCTTTACCCTTGGTATTCAGCATTGGAACATTATTCTCGGGCTTTTGATAGGAGGAATTATAACGGCTCCTTTTTCCGCTATGCTTACCGCCAGACTTCCTGTGAAGAAGATGTTTCTGATGATTGGACTTCTAGTGATTATCATGAGTTCCATAACTATTTATAAATCAGTTTTCAATTAA
- a CDS encoding FecCD family ABC transporter permease, which produces MKTQSKLYFYLIISAILLVILAVVALYIGVYDFNGVSPFTVLSQFIKGDPALSLSDKYVIWEVRTSRIIMAILIGSMLAVSGTTLQGLFKNPLATGEAIGLTSGATLLAAFAIVLGGHFKEYLPEIVQFSLVGISAFIGALLAMMLVYRISTSAGKTNVVMMLLSGVAITSIGFSITGFLIYISKDEQLRDLSFWNMGSLAAATWTKNIVLAVVIVISYTVLLPKGKALNAMMLGEKDAQHLGINVERLKKQIVIITSLMIGTCVAFSGTIGFVGLIVPYILRLLFKSNYVFILPLSAVLGSILLLIADTISRSIVAPSELPIGILTSLIGGPIFIAILIKFKKSL; this is translated from the coding sequence TTGAAAACGCAAAGTAAACTATACTTTTATCTTATTATAAGTGCCATATTGCTGGTTATTCTGGCAGTGGTGGCACTTTATATTGGGGTCTATGATTTTAATGGTGTTTCGCCGTTTACGGTTTTAAGCCAGTTTATTAAAGGAGATCCCGCTCTGTCATTGAGTGATAAATATGTTATATGGGAAGTAAGAACTTCCAGAATTATTATGGCCATTCTGATAGGAAGTATGCTTGCCGTTTCCGGGACTACACTGCAGGGACTTTTTAAAAACCCACTGGCAACAGGAGAGGCAATCGGGTTAACATCAGGAGCAACACTATTGGCTGCATTTGCTATTGTTTTGGGAGGGCATTTTAAAGAGTATCTTCCTGAAATTGTACAATTCTCATTAGTAGGTATTTCTGCTTTTATAGGAGCTTTACTGGCGATGATGCTGGTGTACAGGATCTCTACCAGTGCAGGAAAAACAAATGTTGTCATGATGCTGTTAAGTGGTGTTGCCATTACTTCTATCGGCTTCTCTATTACAGGATTTCTTATTTATATTTCAAAAGATGAACAATTGAGAGATCTTTCATTCTGGAATATGGGAAGTCTTGCAGCAGCTACCTGGACCAAAAATATCGTTTTGGCAGTAGTCATTGTCATTTCTTACACCGTCCTGCTCCCAAAAGGAAAGGCACTCAATGCAATGATGCTGGGTGAAAAAGATGCTCAGCATTTAGGAATTAATGTAGAAAGACTGAAAAAGCAGATCGTAATTATTACCTCTTTGATGATAGGAACCTGTGTGGCATTTTCAGGAACTATTGGATTTGTGGGTCTTATTGTACCTTATATTTTAAGACTTTTATTTAAATCCAATTATGTGTTTATATTACCATTGTCAGCAGTTCTGGGCAGTATTTTACTTTTGATTGCCGACACTATCAGCAGAAGTATTGTGGCACCTTCAGAACTTCCTATTGGTATTCTGACCTCTTTGATCGGAGGACCTATTTTTATTGCTATTTTAATTAAATTTAAAAAATCACTCTAA
- a CDS encoding RrF2 family transcriptional regulator encodes MLSKKSQYAFKALSYLVEKRNEGPILISEIAEHKKIPLKFLENILLELKKAEILDSKKGKGGGYFLKEKPENVKLAKIIRLVNGPIAMLPCVSLNFYEKCEDCNEDHCGLHDVLIEVRDASLNILEKKTLMDLVD; translated from the coding sequence ATGCTTTCAAAAAAATCTCAATATGCGTTTAAGGCACTTTCATATCTTGTAGAAAAAAGAAATGAAGGACCTATTCTTATTTCCGAAATCGCGGAACACAAAAAGATTCCTTTAAAGTTTTTGGAAAATATTCTGCTTGAACTGAAAAAAGCGGAGATTCTCGACAGTAAAAAAGGAAAAGGGGGAGGATATTTCCTCAAAGAAAAGCCTGAAAATGTAAAACTGGCCAAGATTATCCGTCTTGTAAACGGCCCTATTGCCATGCTTCCCTGTGTAAGTCTGAATTTCTATGAAAAATGTGAAGACTGTAATGAAGATCACTGCGGGCTCCATGATGTACTGATCGAAGTTAGGGATGCCTCTTTAAATATTTTAGAGAAAAAAACTTTAATGGATCTGGTTGACTAA
- a CDS encoding putative quinol monooxygenase has protein sequence MNLHIIALFKFNENYLMDAVELFQNLVKETRKEEGCLQYDLIEDKDNKGTFFLIELWESVEHHNRHIGQDHLLDFRKDASRMMESSTEVYKGFKIY, from the coding sequence ATGAATTTACATATCATTGCACTCTTTAAGTTTAATGAAAACTATCTGATGGATGCGGTAGAGCTGTTTCAGAACCTTGTGAAAGAAACAAGAAAGGAAGAAGGCTGCCTGCAGTATGACCTTATTGAAGATAAAGATAATAAGGGGACTTTTTTCCTTATTGAGCTATGGGAGAGTGTAGAACACCACAACAGACATATAGGGCAAGATCATCTGCTGGATTTCCGTAAAGATGCTTCCAGAATGATGGAGAGCTCGACGGAAGTTTATAAAGGATTTAAAATCTATTAA
- a CDS encoding DUF4268 domain-containing protein: protein MFSKQEAQQLKKDFWTAFGKSFPRKWILYDTKVKDMAFKFSADNKKVEVSLDIEMKDEIFRNAYYEKIWSLEDILKDFIGEFHKEEYYSLENGKVISRIWVEKHSVSVFNKNTWQEIFEFFYDKMDGFERFYYEYEDFIKDI from the coding sequence ATGTTCAGTAAACAAGAAGCACAGCAGTTAAAAAAAGACTTTTGGACAGCTTTTGGAAAATCTTTTCCAAGAAAATGGATTCTCTATGATACCAAAGTCAAGGATATGGCATTCAAATTCTCTGCAGATAATAAAAAAGTAGAAGTATCGTTAGATATTGAAATGAAAGATGAAATCTTCCGGAATGCTTACTATGAAAAAATCTGGTCGCTGGAAGATATTTTAAAAGACTTCATCGGAGAGTTTCATAAAGAAGAATATTACAGCCTGGAAAATGGCAAAGTTATTAGCAGAATCTGGGTAGAAAAACACAGTGTATCAGTATTTAACAAAAACACATGGCAAGAAATTTTTGAATTCTTTTACGACAAAATGGACGGATTTGAAAGGTTTTACTACGAATATGAGGATTTTATAAAGGATATATGA
- a CDS encoding TonB-dependent receptor plug domain-containing protein: MKKKVLSVLSLSIVLWMSAQEKDSLNQKKIEEVVVTGQYTQQSINKSIYKVEVVDAEQIKRMAATNVADVLNQSLNILITSDRNSGNSTASLMGLGGEYTKILVDNIPIVGDIGLGNNIDLTKLNVNNVERIEIVRGSMGVDYGSNAVAGVINIITKKNSTKKLTLNASVQEETVGKEYDFYKKGEGRHIQTLNIGYNIDEHWYVGANINHNDFQGFKGTQEGYKYFGQDKKRGYLWQPKDVLNVDGIVRYSKNKTSIFYKFGFVSEKLNYYNPIVGELYLGEGNRTYVSTDRDYLTTRYVNQLNVQTKLGAINYTGDFSYQTQDRKYRDFTYDVPKREVRGDKNEYQSYNKADIIYSRGVFSNFLDNDKIDFQLGYELDHTSGYAGSIAGSFAGNNVTRKIFNYANFISAEWNANKWLSIRPGYRLALSDKFDTQHNYSLTVRGKANETTNIRLVVGSANRFPNFDELYTYFVDSNHDIRGNENLKPEEGFTASLNADKRFNAISGWNFKVGASATYMKLKNRIEELIVNQQPLQYKYINIDKFKSYLFEANFSAQKDQFTLAANASYYGISKELSSGAVKSPTDFFYTFEGKVAGSYTLPKVNTNFSLFYRYVGKLQMFVLVPDLANPYYEVGERGNFNMMDFIVSQPFFNRHLEVSAGVKNIFDVSSVRDSTVAGTAHGAADPTSNLFYGRSYFARLSYNF, translated from the coding sequence ATGAAGAAGAAGGTGCTTTCCGTTCTATCATTATCCATAGTATTATGGATGAGTGCACAAGAAAAAGATTCTCTTAATCAGAAGAAAATAGAAGAAGTTGTCGTTACAGGGCAATATACCCAGCAATCTATTAATAAATCTATTTATAAAGTTGAAGTAGTTGATGCAGAACAAATTAAAAGAATGGCTGCCACCAATGTAGCCGACGTTCTGAATCAAAGCTTAAATATTCTTATCACATCAGATCGTAACTCAGGTAATTCTACGGCAAGTCTTATGGGACTAGGTGGAGAATATACTAAAATTCTGGTAGATAATATTCCTATCGTTGGAGATATAGGTCTAGGAAATAATATAGATCTTACAAAACTGAATGTAAATAATGTTGAACGTATTGAAATTGTAAGAGGCTCCATGGGAGTAGATTACGGAAGTAATGCAGTAGCAGGGGTTATTAATATTATTACCAAAAAGAATAGCACCAAAAAGTTGACCCTCAATGCTTCTGTACAGGAAGAAACGGTAGGTAAAGAGTATGATTTTTATAAAAAAGGAGAAGGAAGACATATACAAACATTGAACATAGGGTATAATATTGATGAACACTGGTATGTAGGGGCAAATATTAATCATAATGATTTTCAGGGATTCAAAGGAACTCAGGAAGGATATAAATATTTTGGACAAGATAAAAAAAGAGGATATCTGTGGCAGCCTAAAGACGTATTGAATGTTGATGGTATTGTACGATACAGTAAAAATAAAACGTCCATATTCTATAAATTCGGTTTTGTCAGCGAAAAGCTGAACTATTATAATCCAATTGTTGGAGAACTTTATTTAGGCGAAGGAAACAGAACTTATGTTTCTACAGACAGAGATTACCTTACTACAAGATATGTGAATCAGCTTAATGTTCAGACGAAGTTAGGGGCGATCAATTATACCGGAGATTTTTCTTATCAGACTCAGGACAGAAAATACAGAGATTTCACCTATGACGTTCCAAAACGTGAGGTAAGAGGTGATAAGAATGAGTACCAGTCATACAACAAAGCAGATATTATTTATTCAAGAGGAGTTTTCAGTAATTTCCTTGATAATGATAAAATTGATTTCCAGTTAGGATACGAATTAGATCATACTTCAGGTTATGCAGGATCTATTGCAGGAAGTTTTGCCGGAAATAATGTGACCAGAAAAATATTCAACTATGCAAATTTCATTTCTGCGGAGTGGAATGCAAACAAATGGTTATCCATTCGTCCCGGTTACCGTCTTGCACTTAGTGATAAATTTGATACCCAGCATAACTACTCCTTAACGGTGAGAGGAAAGGCTAATGAAACTACGAATATCCGTTTGGTAGTAGGAAGTGCAAACCGGTTTCCAAATTTTGACGAACTGTATACTTATTTCGTAGATAGTAATCATGATATCCGGGGAAATGAAAATTTAAAACCTGAGGAAGGATTTACAGCTTCATTAAATGCAGACAAAAGGTTTAATGCAATCTCCGGATGGAATTTCAAAGTGGGAGCGAGTGCTACTTACATGAAGCTTAAAAACAGGATTGAAGAATTAATCGTTAATCAGCAGCCATTACAATATAAATATATCAATATAGATAAGTTTAAATCTTATTTATTTGAGGCCAACTTTAGTGCTCAGAAAGATCAGTTCACTTTAGCTGCCAATGCATCTTATTATGGAATTTCAAAAGAATTGTCTTCAGGTGCAGTAAAATCACCAACTGACTTTTTCTATACTTTTGAAGGGAAAGTTGCCGGAAGCTATACTTTACCAAAAGTCAATACCAATTTCTCATTGTTTTACAGATATGTAGGGAAACTTCAAATGTTCGTTCTTGTTCCGGACCTTGCAAACCCTTACTATGAAGTAGGAGAAAGAGGAAACTTCAATATGATGGACTTTATTGTTTCACAACCTTTCTTCAACAGGCATCTTGAAGTAAGTGCAGGTGTTAAAAATATTTTTGATGTATCATCTGTGAGAGATAGTACAGTTGCCGGTACTGCTCACGGTGCTGCAGATCCAACTTCTAATTTATTCTATGGCAGAAGTTACTTTGCCAGATTAAGTTATAACTTCTAA